A segment of the Aromatoleum aromaticum EbN1 genome:
GGTCCGCGTCGTTCAGCGTGGAAGGACGCTCTGACCCATGAGGAACTGGTCGACTTCGCGGGCGCATTGACGGCCTTCGCGCCCTGCGGGCCGGTCGGCCCGCATTCGTCCACTCCCCGCCCGTGGGCGGTCCGCGTCGTTCAGCGTGGAAGGACGCTCTGACCCATGAGGAACTGGTCGACTTCGCGGGCGCATTGACGGCCTTCGCGGATCGCCCACACGACCAGCGACTGCCCGCGGCGCACGTCGCCCGCCGCGAACACTTTCGGCGACGTCGTCGCGTAGCAGCCTTCGCCGTCGGTCGTCGCCTTCGCGTTGCCGCGGCCGTCCCGGTCGACGCCGAACGCCTCGAGCAGGCTGCCGACCGGGTTCGTGAAGCCCATCGCGAACAACACCAGATCGGCCCTGACGTCGAATTCCGAGCCCGGCACTTCCGCCATCCGGCCGTCCTTCCATTCGAGGCGGACCGCTTTCAAGCCTTCGACCTTGCCGTTCGTGCCGTAGAAAGCTTTCGTCGCAACCGCGAAGTCGCGCTCGCAGCCTTCCTCGTGCGACGACGAGGTGCGGAACTTGATCGGCCAGTACGGCCACGTCAGCGCCTTGTTTTCCTGCTCCGGCGGCATCGGCATGAGTTCGAACTGCGTCACGCTCGCCGCGCCGTGGCGGTTCGACGTGCCGACGCAGTCGGAGCCGGTGTCGCCGCCGCCGATGACGACGACGTTCTTGCCCTCGGCCGAGATCGGGTTCGGCGCGCCGCCGGCGACCGCCTTGTTCTGCGGGATCAGGAATTCCAGCGCGAAATGCACGCCGTCGAGCTCGCGCCCGGGGACCGGCAGGTCGCGCGGCACTTCCGAGCCGGCGGCGAGAATCACCGCGTCGAATTCGTTCTTCAGCGCCTCGGCACTGACGACTTCCTTCGCGTCACTGGCGATGCCGGCGGGCAGGTCCGCCGAGCCTACGACGATTCCGGTGCGGAAAGTCACGCCTTCAGCCTGCATCTGCTCGATGCGGCGGTCGATCAGCGACTTCTCCATCTTGAAGTCGGGGATGCCGTAGCGCAGCAGGCCGCCGATGCGGTCGCTCTTCTCGAA
Coding sequences within it:
- a CDS encoding glutamate synthase subunit beta, with the protein product MGKPTGFLEYQRLSEAYEPVAERVKKYKEFVLRLSDEQAAVQGARCMDCGIPFCNTGCPVNNIIPDWNDLVYRNQWRQAIEVLHSTNNFPEFTGRICPAPCEAACTLNINADPVGIKSIEHAIIDKAWEEGWVQPRPPKSKTGRKIAVVGSGPAGLAAAQQLARAGHDVTVFEKSDRIGGLLRYGIPDFKMEKSLIDRRIEQMQAEGVTFRTGIVVGSADLPAGIASDAKEVVSAEALKNEFDAVILAAGSEVPRDLPVPGRELDGVHFALEFLIPQNKAVAGGAPNPISAEGKNVVVIGGGDTGSDCVGTSNRHGAASVTQFELMPMPPEQENKALTWPYWPIKFRTSSSHEEGCERDFAVATKAFYGTNGKVEGLKAVRLEWKDGRMAEVPGSEFDVRADLVLFAMGFTNPVGSLLEAFGVDRDGRGNAKATTDGEGCYATTSPKVFAAGDVRRGQSLVVWAIREGRQCAREVDQFLMGQSVLPR